A portion of the Halococcus hamelinensis 100A6 genome contains these proteins:
- a CDS encoding DUF5785 family protein, which translates to MADWPHDPDGEEGSEGMRKYGQAIVAKKVDEGEDFPLDVAAFVAEHGDEPIRLNYERVVSLEAVFDGVEDDEIEDIQTMHQRVGESMRTNDLWEYDPEAEGPESSSA; encoded by the coding sequence ATGGCAGACTGGCCGCACGACCCCGATGGCGAGGAGGGCAGCGAGGGAATGCGAAAGTACGGGCAGGCGATCGTCGCGAAGAAGGTCGACGAGGGGGAGGACTTCCCGCTCGACGTCGCCGCGTTCGTGGCCGAACACGGCGACGAGCCGATCCGGCTCAACTACGAGCGGGTCGTGAGCCTCGAAGCGGTCTTCGACGGCGTCGAGGACGACGAGATCGAGGACATCCAAACGATGCACCAGCGCGTCGGCGAGTCCATGCGGACGAACGACCTCTGGGAGTACGACCCCGAGGCGGAAGGTCCCGAATCGAGCTCGGCCTGA
- a CDS encoding MFS transporter yields MSEETPYDTRTVVLSLVVGVFFGGMVGGVAFPTLPQLGSILGFSALVVGVILSINRFTRMVLNAPAGSILDRFGTRRPMLAGFLLEGLAPVGYVLGLTDVWTNGIATALPVSTTAASAGTFLVARILWGVGSAFVIVGAFSTVTRVTTTENRGKWTGYMRGGQTLGFPAGLVAGGLVANLVGFRAAFALAGVADVLALVVAYFVLPDLRAEVEDRTRLREVPRLALADFRVLAIGLTNFAGRFLYAGILLSTIVTYADANDIRIGFLSATGVSGVVMAVSALFAAIATVVVGNAADRLPDRALASLPSLVVFGAGFAVLALVPTLPGTLVGVAAIGAGVEGTSLPLLAYLGDISPADDVGKLGGVYNVFGDFGGTLGPLVALPLATRFGYTAEYLLCAVIVVVTAALVLVALVGEGTSTVDERVVSADD; encoded by the coding sequence ATGAGCGAGGAGACGCCGTACGACACCAGGACGGTCGTGCTCAGCCTCGTCGTCGGGGTCTTCTTCGGTGGGATGGTCGGCGGGGTGGCGTTCCCGACGCTCCCCCAGCTCGGGAGCATCCTCGGGTTCTCGGCGCTGGTCGTCGGCGTGATCCTCTCGATCAACCGCTTCACCCGAATGGTGCTGAACGCGCCCGCCGGGTCCATACTCGATCGGTTCGGTACTCGCCGTCCGATGCTCGCCGGCTTTCTGCTCGAAGGGCTCGCCCCCGTGGGCTACGTGCTCGGTCTGACGGACGTCTGGACCAACGGCATCGCGACCGCGCTCCCCGTCTCGACCACGGCGGCGAGCGCGGGCACGTTCCTCGTCGCCAGGATCCTCTGGGGGGTCGGCTCGGCGTTCGTGATCGTCGGCGCGTTCAGCACCGTCACCCGCGTCACGACGACCGAGAACCGCGGGAAGTGGACGGGCTACATGCGCGGCGGTCAGACCCTCGGCTTCCCGGCGGGGCTGGTGGCGGGCGGGCTCGTCGCCAACCTCGTGGGGTTTCGGGCGGCGTTCGCGCTCGCCGGCGTCGCCGACGTACTCGCCCTGGTCGTGGCCTACTTCGTCCTGCCCGACCTCCGTGCCGAGGTCGAAGACCGAACGAGACTCCGGGAGGTGCCGCGGCTCGCGCTCGCCGACTTCCGGGTGTTGGCGATCGGACTCACGAACTTCGCCGGTCGATTCCTCTACGCCGGTATCCTGCTCTCGACGATCGTCACCTACGCCGACGCGAACGACATCCGGATCGGCTTCCTCTCGGCGACCGGCGTCAGCGGTGTCGTGATGGCGGTGAGCGCGTTATTCGCCGCGATAGCCACCGTCGTCGTCGGCAACGCTGCCGACCGCCTCCCCGACCGGGCGCTGGCGTCGCTGCCGTCGCTCGTCGTCTTCGGCGCTGGCTTCGCGGTGCTCGCGCTCGTCCCGACGCTGCCCGGTACCCTGGTCGGCGTCGCCGCCATCGGAGCCGGGGTCGAGGGCACGAGTCTGCCGCTACTGGCCTACCTCGGCGACATCAGCCCCGCCGACGACGTCGGCAAACTCGGTGGCGTCTACAACGTCTTCGGCGATTTCGGGGGGACTCTCGGCCCGCTGGTCGCGCTCCCGCTCGCGACACGGTTCGGCTACACCGCCGAGTACCTCCTGTGTGCCGTGATCGTCGTCGTCACCGCCGCGCTCGTTCTGGTCGCTCTGGTCGGCGAGGGCACCTCCACGGTCGACGAGCGGGTCGTCTCGGCCGACGATTGA
- a CDS encoding methyltransferase, with product MTGDPRVLELESRVSASRSVYRFRTTDGVHSKRSFRTAELLLLDALWDSALGDCCCLEATYGVVGCVLAGRVRSVRMTESSARAARLCERNASANGVEAVTTLTADPRTLDERFDAVTYAPKPYTPLSMGRQRIANGLAVLRPGGSFSLAAAKHTGLTRYEACLRDLAASVERVAERDEFVVLRATRPPTFDPPPFVSPRTTRTMVDDTELSLVTLPGVFSAAGLDDGTRLLLETTTVEDGDRVLDLCCGSGAIGTYAARVADCDVRLTDDDCVATCCAERTLAASGVTGSVVTADCTDGVAGPFDRVLCNPPTHAGWGVLTDLFAGAREVLAPGGAFVLVHHRDLDLRAHLSGFETVEILRTSEEHVVLRASR from the coding sequence GTGACGGGCGATCCTCGCGTTCTCGAACTCGAATCGCGGGTTTCGGCGTCACGTTCCGTCTATCGGTTTCGTACCACGGACGGGGTTCACTCGAAGCGCTCGTTTCGCACGGCCGAACTCCTGCTTCTCGACGCGCTCTGGGATTCGGCCCTCGGGGACTGCTGCTGTCTCGAAGCCACCTACGGGGTCGTCGGTTGCGTGCTCGCCGGCCGGGTGAGGTCGGTCCGGATGACCGAATCGAGCGCCCGTGCCGCGCGTCTCTGCGAGCGAAACGCGAGCGCGAACGGCGTCGAAGCGGTGACCACGCTCACCGCCGACCCGCGAACCCTCGACGAGCGATTCGACGCGGTGACGTACGCACCGAAACCCTACACACCGCTCTCGATGGGCCGCCAGCGCATCGCGAACGGTCTCGCCGTCCTCCGTCCCGGCGGGTCGTTCTCCCTCGCGGCGGCGAAACACACCGGCCTCACGCGGTACGAGGCCTGTCTTCGCGACCTCGCGGCGAGCGTCGAACGGGTCGCCGAGCGCGACGAGTTCGTGGTGCTCCGCGCCACCCGTCCCCCGACGTTCGATCCGCCACCGTTCGTCTCGCCGCGAACGACCCGCACGATGGTGGACGACACCGAACTGTCGCTTGTCACCCTTCCCGGGGTGTTCTCGGCGGCCGGGCTCGACGATGGGACGCGACTGCTGCTCGAAACCACGACCGTCGAGGACGGCGACCGCGTGCTCGACCTCTGTTGTGGCTCCGGCGCTATCGGGACTTACGCCGCCCGGGTCGCCGACTGCGACGTCCGCCTCACCGACGACGACTGCGTCGCGACGTGCTGTGCGGAGCGCACCCTCGCCGCATCCGGTGTGACGGGATCCGTCGTGACCGCCGACTGTACCGACGGCGTTGCCGGTCCGTTCGACCGCGTTCTCTGTAACCCACCGACCCACGCCGGCTGGGGCGTACTCACGGACCTCTTCGCGGGTGCTCGCGAAGTTCTCGCGCCCGGTGGTGCGTTCGTCCTGGTCCACCATCGCGACCTCGACCTCCGAGCGCATCTCTCGGGATTTGAGACGGTGGAGATACTACGAACGAGTGAGGAACACGTCGTCCTGCGAGCCAGCAGATGA
- a CDS encoding DUF4153 domain-containing protein: MSSRSVFVVVLLVLSLAVVGATAASPPPEPLCGVCDDSLTDSAADHGVGLSTEESHLSIRVAENGSARWHARVELRSGADALRRDDQRRRNIVRDSVDRSAMEGPGVRSAVENDTLVVTYRESDFARRSAGAVVVDSLTSPSLTTRADTIVVHAPPGYRPANRPTGEATTSGSAVVWSGGSDEIGFEPTHLAFVSTDALAPGIVGLFATALAVGPELAAESLSIVFFTVLVLGGTAGFLTRRLDGTAQRNERVSLVVALGAAVAFLTVVFAGRNLTDGSRMALSLFVPTALFFGLGYHARRDRRAWGFVVTLSVAPFLGVFAMALFGTAGPVFGGGFADLFFDIGGVIALVVGVVAFFAGRNIVRND; encoded by the coding sequence ATGTCCTCTCGATCCGTTTTCGTCGTCGTTCTCCTCGTTCTCTCCCTCGCCGTCGTCGGCGCGACTGCAGCGAGCCCGCCACCGGAGCCGCTGTGTGGCGTTTGTGACGACTCGCTCACCGACTCGGCGGCCGACCACGGTGTAGGGCTCTCGACCGAAGAGAGTCACCTCTCGATACGGGTCGCGGAGAACGGTTCCGCGCGCTGGCACGCTCGCGTCGAACTCCGCTCGGGTGCGGACGCCCTCCGGAGAGACGACCAGCGCAGACGGAACATCGTTCGGGACTCGGTCGATCGCTCGGCCATGGAGGGCCCGGGCGTTCGAAGCGCCGTCGAGAACGATACGCTCGTCGTGACCTACCGGGAATCCGACTTCGCCCGTCGCTCGGCCGGTGCCGTGGTCGTCGATTCGCTCACCAGTCCATCTCTCACTACCCGGGCCGACACAATCGTGGTCCACGCCCCACCGGGATATCGCCCCGCGAACCGACCGACCGGCGAGGCCACGACGAGCGGTTCGGCGGTGGTCTGGAGCGGTGGATCCGATGAGATCGGTTTCGAACCCACCCACCTAGCGTTCGTATCAACGGACGCGCTCGCTCCGGGTATCGTTGGACTGTTCGCCACCGCGCTCGCCGTCGGTCCAGAACTCGCCGCGGAGTCCCTGTCGATAGTGTTCTTCACGGTGCTCGTGCTCGGTGGGACTGCTGGGTTCCTGACACGCCGGTTAGACGGGACAGCGCAACGCAACGAGCGGGTCTCCCTCGTCGTGGCGCTGGGTGCGGCGGTCGCGTTTCTCACGGTCGTGTTCGCCGGTCGAAACCTCACCGACGGGTCCCGGATGGCTCTCTCACTGTTCGTACCGACAGCGCTGTTCTTCGGGCTGGGATATCACGCTCGACGGGACCGCCGAGCGTGGGGATTCGTCGTCACCCTCTCGGTCGCTCCGTTCCTCGGTGTGTTCGCGATGGCGCTCTTCGGGACGGCGGGCCCCGTATTCGGTGGTGGGTTCGCCGATCTCTTCTTCGACATCGGTGGCGTCATCGCCCTCGTGGTCGGTGTCGTCGCGTTCTTCGCGGGACGCAACATCGTTAGGAACGACTAA
- a CDS encoding DUF7344 domain-containing protein yields MVSDNAAGSSSGAPGWVVGGTADDDVEHPGGSIPLSTGTVCELISNARRRAVIEHVATLDADEDVGMGDLARTIAGEEHDIPPATVSAEQRKTVYVSLLQNHLPKLDAANVVAWNDRSGMVAHGECVGSLAALVESIDRACDPDGG; encoded by the coding sequence ATGGTCTCCGACAACGCGGCCGGGTCGTCCTCGGGAGCGCCCGGGTGGGTCGTCGGTGGGACGGCCGACGACGATGTCGAGCACCCCGGCGGATCGATACCGCTCTCGACCGGGACCGTCTGCGAACTCATCAGCAACGCCCGCCGACGGGCGGTCATCGAACACGTCGCGACGCTCGACGCCGACGAGGACGTCGGGATGGGCGACCTCGCGCGGACGATCGCGGGCGAGGAACACGACATCCCGCCCGCGACGGTCTCGGCCGAACAGCGAAAGACCGTCTACGTCTCGCTCCTCCAGAACCACCTCCCGAAGCTCGACGCCGCGAACGTGGTCGCCTGGAACGACCGTTCGGGGATGGTGGCCCACGGCGAGTGCGTCGGCAGCCTCGCGGCCCTCGTCGAGAGCATCGACCGCGCGTGCGACCCCGATGGCGGCTGA
- a CDS encoding GNAT family N-acetyltransferase gives MTFLPGDEVDLVPLDPEDEAHVAAYRRSRNEPTMRATGSYGRGLTDGHASARVQELQSGDEDHALCAIRAENETVGWGTIHTVDGRSRTTAVAYYVLPEHQGNGYASEAARLLVAYAFDELNAHRVEATVQGDNPASKHVLEKLGFVHEGTKRDAYYKEGEYKDLTLWAVFDDGFVRETFDK, from the coding sequence ATGACGTTTCTCCCCGGCGACGAGGTCGACCTGGTTCCACTCGACCCCGAAGACGAAGCCCACGTCGCGGCCTACCGTCGGTCACGCAACGAACCAACGATGCGCGCCACCGGATCGTACGGCCGTGGACTCACCGACGGCCATGCCAGCGCTCGCGTTCAGGAACTCCAGAGCGGCGACGAGGACCACGCGCTGTGCGCGATCCGGGCCGAAAACGAGACGGTCGGCTGGGGAACCATCCACACGGTGGACGGACGTTCACGAACCACGGCTGTAGCCTACTACGTCCTTCCCGAGCACCAGGGCAACGGCTACGCCAGCGAGGCCGCTCGGCTGCTCGTCGCGTACGCTTTCGACGAACTCAACGCCCACCGCGTCGAGGCCACGGTCCAGGGTGACAACCCCGCGAGCAAGCACGTACTCGAAAAGCTGGGCTTCGTCCACGAGGGCACGAAACGCGACGCCTACTACAAAGAAGGCGAGTACAAGGACCTCACGCTGTGGGCGGTGTTCGACGACGGATTCGTTCGGGAGACTTTCGATAAGTAG
- the aroC gene encoding chorismate synthase: protein MNGNEFGRLFRVTTFGESHGEAMGVTVSGCPAGLELDEADVQRELDRRKPGQSQITTSRGEPDAVSIKSGLQDGYTTGTPIGMVIQNKDARSGKYEPFITAPRPSHGDFTYSAKFGTRNWGGGGRSSARETANWVAAGAVARKILASEGVEIRAHVNQIGDIEAPEVSFEAIREHAEENPVRCAHPETAERMREAIDDYQREGDSIGGSIYFEIRGAPRGLGAPRFDSVPARLGQAMMSVPATSSFEFGLGREARRYRGSERNEDWKFGEDGDPIPVGNDHGGIQGGITTGQPICGEVTLHAPTSIPKKQTTVDWETGEEKEAQVIGRHDPVLPPRGVPVVEAMAALTMVDFMLLGGRINPDRLDGEVGEYDTDYHPSSPENDPEDAATSTEPTDD, encoded by the coding sequence ATGAACGGCAACGAGTTCGGACGGCTCTTCCGGGTCACGACGTTCGGTGAGAGCCACGGCGAGGCGATGGGGGTCACGGTGTCGGGCTGTCCGGCGGGACTGGAACTCGACGAAGCGGACGTCCAGCGGGAACTCGACCGACGCAAACCCGGTCAGTCACAGATCACGACCAGCCGCGGCGAACCCGACGCGGTGTCGATAAAGAGCGGGCTCCAGGACGGCTACACCACCGGGACGCCGATCGGGATGGTGATCCAGAACAAGGACGCACGGTCGGGGAAGTACGAGCCGTTCATCACGGCCCCGCGGCCCTCCCACGGCGATTTCACCTACTCCGCGAAGTTCGGGACGAGAAACTGGGGCGGCGGCGGGCGGTCGTCGGCCCGCGAGACCGCGAACTGGGTCGCCGCGGGCGCGGTCGCCCGGAAGATCCTCGCGAGCGAGGGAGTCGAGATCCGCGCGCACGTCAACCAGATCGGGGACATCGAGGCCCCCGAGGTGAGCTTCGAGGCGATCCGCGAGCACGCCGAGGAGAACCCCGTCCGGTGTGCCCACCCCGAGACGGCCGAGCGGATGCGCGAGGCCATCGACGACTACCAGCGCGAGGGCGACTCGATCGGCGGGTCGATCTACTTCGAGATCCGGGGTGCGCCGCGCGGTCTCGGTGCCCCCCGATTCGACTCGGTCCCGGCGCGGCTCGGCCAAGCGATGATGAGCGTGCCCGCCACGTCGAGTTTCGAGTTCGGCCTGGGACGGGAGGCCCGGCGCTACCGGGGGAGCGAGCGCAACGAGGATTGGAAATTCGGAGAAGACGGGGACCCGATCCCGGTGGGCAACGACCACGGCGGGATCCAGGGCGGGATCACGACCGGCCAGCCGATCTGCGGGGAAGTCACCCTCCACGCGCCGACCTCGATCCCGAAGAAACAGACCACCGTCGACTGGGAGACGGGCGAGGAGAAGGAGGCCCAGGTCATCGGTCGCCACGACCCTGTGCTCCCCCCACGCGGCGTGCCCGTCGTGGAGGCGATGGCGGCGCTCACGATGGTCGACTTCATGCTGCTCGGTGGACGGATCAACCCGGACCGACTCGACGGGGAGGTCGGCGAGTACGACACCGACTACCACCCATCGAGCCCGGAGAACGACCCGGAAGACGCGGCGACGAGCACCGAACCCACGGACGACTGA
- a CDS encoding iron-containing alcohol dehydrogenase family protein: protein MDPIEPFEYDNAAGRIAFGCGTAADLGYLVREAGGERALVVCGEHVGANRELMDPIEDGLGERYAGTFDGTTPDKSAAGAFDGVAAMDEHDADALVAVGGGSSIDLARAMRAIGAGERDADELREHAAETGRLSIPDGDLASLVAVPTTLAGADLSAGGSVTFDDEEDGDIVAGFSDPRLMPDALVYDPELFETTPEGVLFGSAMNGFDKGLELPYARHASPLTDATALRGLGLMAEALPDLPASDAMDAAVAGVVLVQYGQGNRGPGLLSVIHAFGHGLREEGVQQGIAHAVLAPPVLELLFSAVDGRRDALADALGVDGEDDDATAAAVVERVAEVRDSMDLPTELRDLDAVERDALPGVAEYIYDDATLDNGPEGFDPSVEDIEETLEDAW, encoded by the coding sequence ATGGACCCTATCGAACCGTTCGAGTACGACAACGCCGCCGGCCGGATCGCGTTCGGGTGCGGGACCGCCGCCGACCTCGGGTACCTCGTGCGCGAGGCGGGCGGCGAGCGCGCGCTCGTGGTCTGTGGCGAGCACGTCGGCGCGAACCGCGAGCTGATGGACCCGATCGAGGACGGGCTCGGCGAGCGGTACGCGGGGACCTTCGACGGGACGACACCCGACAAGTCAGCCGCGGGCGCGTTCGATGGGGTCGCGGCGATGGACGAACACGATGCCGACGCGCTCGTCGCGGTCGGCGGCGGGAGTTCGATCGACCTCGCGCGGGCGATGCGGGCGATCGGGGCCGGCGAGCGCGACGCGGACGAACTCCGCGAGCACGCCGCCGAGACGGGGCGACTGTCGATTCCCGATGGCGACCTCGCCTCTCTGGTGGCGGTGCCGACGACGCTCGCGGGGGCCGACCTCTCGGCGGGCGGATCGGTGACGTTCGACGACGAGGAGGACGGCGACATCGTCGCCGGGTTCAGCGACCCGAGATTGATGCCCGACGCGCTGGTCTACGACCCGGAGCTGTTCGAGACCACACCCGAGGGGGTACTGTTCGGCTCGGCGATGAACGGCTTCGACAAGGGGCTCGAACTGCCCTACGCCCGGCACGCGAGCCCGCTGACCGACGCGACCGCGCTGCGTGGATTGGGACTGATGGCCGAAGCGTTGCCCGACCTCCCCGCATCCGACGCGATGGACGCCGCCGTCGCGGGGGTCGTGCTCGTCCAGTACGGGCAGGGGAATCGCGGGCCAGGACTGCTGTCCGTGATCCACGCCTTCGGTCACGGCCTGCGCGAGGAGGGCGTCCAGCAGGGGATCGCCCACGCCGTGCTGGCCCCGCCGGTGCTCGAACTCCTCTTTTCGGCGGTCGACGGCCGGCGGGACGCGCTGGCCGACGCGCTCGGTGTAGACGGGGAGGACGACGATGCCACGGCCGCGGCGGTCGTCGAGCGTGTCGCCGAGGTGCGGGATTCGATGGACCTCCCCACGGAACTCCGCGACCTCGACGCGGTCGAGCGCGACGCACTCCCGGGTGTCGCCGAGTACATCTATGACGACGCGACGCTCGACAACGGTCCCGAGGGATTCGACCCGTCCGTGGAGGATATAGAGGAAACCCTCGAAGACGCGTGGTGA
- a CDS encoding alkaline phosphatase family protein produces the protein MLRDRLAADLADDELAPGFVRPAWDDYCFANVPDTVLSVLGDEPEATGPLPDDVFEGVATDIDHVVLAFVDGFGWNHFQRVRDDHPLLARLVDRATVTPLTSGYPSETAAAVSTIHTGRQPAEHGVLGWNAYVEALGGTVQTLPFADRDRTPLTEVRDDPDPAALLDGTTLYERLNAASVLVQPDFGPSLYDSQANRGASVVNYTNPAQAAYRARETLERATEPTYCYCYFPTVDKLSHASGAAHPETDAQVGAVCHAIERELVEKLDSNVAERTLFLLTADHGEVDTVPENRVDLGRVDLESHLARDTNGEPIPALGGPRNLQFHAREGHRDALRATLEDGLTSLDPLILDREAIVDEGLFGDREPSSRFLERCPDLLVVPRKGFADEEEGTLANVGMHGGMAPDEMLVPFAAARVDALRP, from the coding sequence GTGCTTCGCGACCGCCTCGCCGCCGACCTCGCGGACGACGAGCTCGCGCCGGGCTTCGTCCGGCCCGCGTGGGACGATTACTGCTTCGCCAACGTTCCGGACACCGTACTGTCGGTCCTCGGCGACGAGCCCGAGGCGACCGGCCCGCTCCCGGACGACGTGTTCGAGGGCGTGGCGACCGACATCGACCACGTGGTGCTCGCATTCGTCGACGGATTCGGCTGGAATCACTTCCAGCGCGTCCGTGACGACCATCCGTTGCTCGCACGCCTCGTCGACCGCGCGACTGTGACACCGCTGACCAGCGGCTACCCCTCCGAGACGGCGGCCGCGGTCTCGACCATCCACACCGGTCGTCAGCCCGCCGAACACGGCGTGCTCGGCTGGAACGCGTATGTCGAGGCACTGGGTGGAACAGTTCAAACCCTCCCGTTCGCCGACCGCGACCGCACACCCCTCACCGAGGTTCGCGACGACCCCGACCCGGCGGCACTTCTGGATGGGACGACGCTCTACGAACGCCTCAATGCCGCTTCGGTGCTGGTTCAGCCCGATTTCGGTCCGTCGCTGTACGATTCACAGGCGAACCGCGGCGCGAGCGTGGTGAACTACACGAACCCGGCACAGGCCGCCTACCGGGCACGCGAGACGCTGGAGCGCGCCACGGAGCCGACCTACTGTTACTGCTACTTCCCGACCGTCGACAAGCTCTCGCACGCGAGCGGGGCCGCCCACCCCGAGACCGATGCTCAGGTCGGGGCGGTCTGTCACGCCATCGAGCGCGAACTGGTCGAAAAGCTCGACTCGAACGTGGCTGAGCGCACGCTATTCCTTCTCACGGCTGACCACGGCGAGGTGGATACGGTTCCCGAAAACCGGGTCGACCTCGGAAGGGTCGACCTCGAATCCCATCTCGCCCGGGACACGAACGGCGAGCCGATCCCGGCGCTCGGCGGCCCGCGAAACCTCCAGTTTCACGCGCGCGAGGGACACCGCGACGCGCTTCGCGCGACGCTCGAAGACGGCCTCACATCGCTCGATCCCCTTATCCTCGACCGCGAAGCGATCGTGGACGAGGGACTGTTCGGCGACCGCGAGCCATCGAGTCGATTCCTCGAACGGTGTCCCGACCTGCTGGTCGTGCCACGGAAGGGATTCGCCGACGAGGAGGAAGGTACCCTCGCGAACGTCGGAATGCACGGGGGGATGGCCCCCGACGAGATGCTGGTGCCGTTCGCAGCAGCGCGGGTCGATGCCCTCCGACCGTAG
- the aroA gene encoding 3-phosphoshikimate 1-carboxyvinyltransferase has protein sequence MDAEIAPSSVAGRVTAPPSKSYTHRAILAAGYGEGETRVEAPLVSADTRATARAVRAFGGGVDLDDGTFVVRGFGNPETPDDVIDCGNSGTTMRLVTGTAALADGLTVLTGDGSLRSRPHGPLLDAIEDLEGRAESTRDNGRAPLVVGGPVAGERVSIPGDVSSQFVTALLMAGARTESGLAVDLETELKSAPYVEITRELLADFGVEAERTDEGFAVAGDQSYDPGGSYRVPGDFSSASYLLAAGALAADDGLGVEGAYPTAQGDTAIVDHLERMGAALSWDRDSGTVSVERSDLRGVEVDVGDTPDLLPTLATLGAAADGETRIVNAEHVRYKETDRVSAMADELEKMGAAVTEHRDSLTVHGGDSTLRGARVDGRGDHRIVMALAVAGLVADGTTTIEGAEHVDVSFPDFFDALRGIGVDVDLD, from the coding sequence ATGGACGCCGAGATCGCGCCGTCGTCGGTCGCCGGCCGGGTGACCGCCCCGCCGTCGAAGAGCTACACCCACCGGGCCATCCTCGCCGCGGGCTACGGCGAGGGCGAAACCAGGGTCGAAGCGCCGCTCGTGAGCGCCGACACGCGGGCGACCGCACGCGCGGTCCGCGCCTTCGGTGGCGGGGTCGACCTCGACGACGGCACGTTCGTCGTACGGGGGTTCGGAAACCCCGAGACCCCCGACGACGTCATCGACTGTGGCAACTCCGGCACCACGATGCGGCTGGTGACCGGGACGGCGGCGCTCGCCGATGGCCTCACCGTGCTCACCGGCGACGGATCGCTGCGCTCGCGCCCCCACGGCCCCCTGCTCGACGCCATCGAGGATCTGGAGGGGCGCGCCGAGAGCACCCGGGACAACGGACGAGCACCGCTCGTGGTCGGCGGCCCCGTCGCGGGCGAGCGGGTCTCGATCCCCGGCGACGTCTCCTCGCAGTTCGTCACCGCGCTCCTGATGGCTGGCGCGCGCACCGAATCCGGGCTCGCCGTCGACCTCGAAACCGAACTCAAGTCCGCGCCGTACGTCGAGATAACCCGCGAGCTACTCGCCGACTTCGGTGTGGAGGCCGAACGGACGGACGAGGGGTTCGCGGTCGCCGGAGACCAGTCCTACGATCCGGGCGGCAGCTATCGCGTCCCCGGTGACTTCTCGTCGGCGTCGTACCTCCTCGCGGCCGGTGCGCTCGCCGCCGACGACGGGCTCGGCGTGGAGGGAGCCTACCCGACCGCCCAGGGCGATACCGCCATCGTCGACCACCTCGAACGGATGGGTGCGGCGCTCTCGTGGGACCGCGACTCGGGGACGGTCTCGGTCGAGCGGAGCGACCTTCGGGGCGTCGAGGTCGACGTCGGCGACACGCCCGACCTCCTCCCGACGCTCGCGACGCTCGGGGCCGCCGCCGACGGCGAGACGCGGATCGTGAACGCCGAGCACGTCCGATACAAGGAGACCGACCGCGTGAGCGCGATGGCCGACGAACTCGAAAAGATGGGAGCAGCGGTCACCGAACACCGGGATTCGCTCACGGTCCACGGCGGCGACTCGACCCTGCGCGGCGCGCGGGTCGACGGTCGCGGCGACCACCGGATCGTGATGGCGCTCGCGGTCGCGGGCCTGGTCGCCGATGGCACGACCACCATCGAGGGAGCCGAGCACGTCGACGTCTCCTTCCCCGATTTCTTCGACGCGCTCCGCGGGATCGGCGTCGACGTGGACCTCGACTGA